Part of the Brevibacillus brevis genome is shown below.
AAGTCATTTCAGTAGATTGGAAGGCGGTATTGAAGAGATATGAAAAACGCCCGCGGGCGGTGATGTATTCTTCCTTTACCAACATGATGCCTCAGGCGCTCCAAACGTTTTTGACGGTGGAAGACATGAATGCACGAAAAGCACGAATTCGCCTGCTCCATCGATTGCTCGACACCTATACGTTGGAGGAAATCGGGCAAGTACTGGGAGAATTGTCGCATCAGCAAGAGCATCTGGCTGTTGCCTTGGAGCATGCCCTTTACGCGATAAAACACCCTGTTTTCCGCCCGGAACCGTTTTCAGAGTCGCATACACCCCCTGCCCTTCACGGGCAGATACCCATGCTGGATGAGTACGACCGGATCCTGGGGGTGAGGGTGGAATGAGAGAAGAGCTGGCAAAGGTGTGCAAAACTTTGCATTTGGCGCATGTGATGGAAACCTATGAACAGGTGCCGTTTGAAGATCGGGAGAGCTTCTTGCTGGGAGTCTTGCGGATGGAGATTCAACGGCGGGAGGAGACAAAGCTGAAGCGACTGATAAAGAAAGCCGCGTTTCCCCAACTGAAGACACTGGAAGATTACGCTTTTGAGGCAGTCACCTTACCGGAAACATGTACAAAGGAGGGATTGATCGACCTACGTTTTTTGGAGCGCAAGGAAAATGTGCTGATGCTGGGAAAAGTGGGCACGGGGAAGACCCATCTGGCAACAGCGCTTGGCGTAGAGGCGTGCCGAAGGGGATATGCCGTTCGATTCTTCCGTGTTCCCGATCTGGTTGCGCTCTTGCAGGAAAAACACGCGAATGGGGCACTGATGCGGTTTCAAAAAGAACTGGCAGACTGTGAGTTGTTGATTTTGGACGAGGTTGGGTTTGTTCCCTTTCACCAAACGGGGGCTGAGCTGTTGTTTCATGTTATCTCGGCCTGCTATGAGAGAAACAGTGTGATTGTGACGTCGAATTTGGAGTTTGGGCAGTGGAATACGGTGTTTGGAGATACGCGATTGACGGCAGCCCTTGTGGATCGCCTCGTCCACCACGCCCATATTCTGGCGTTTACCGGAGAAAGCTACCGACTGCGCCATGCTCTATCCAGCATGAAGTCTTCCTAAATTCTTTTGTATTGATGTTGGCAGTGTTCTGCATAAATTGGCCGCCAAACTCTGCATTTTTGAGTTGCAAAATACAAACAATAAGCATTCTGATTCTGCGATTAGCCCAATTCCTAAAACTAATAGCTTTTGTTCTGCATAGGACAAGTCAGCTGCAATTACATGAGCCTTTTTGTGCAACTCGATGAATTGCAGGACTTTTCTTGCCTTTTCTTTGTTTTCTGCTTCTTTTATTCGGGTCAAGCCTGGTAGAAAAAGGGTGTTCACTAAGCTTTCGCCCGGTTGATCTTGGCAAGCGATCAACAAATTTTCCTCAACGGTCATTCCCATAAACAACCGCAGATTTTGCCACGTTCGCCTCACACCCATTCTGGCAATTCGGTGTGGAGCCATTGCTGTAATGCTATTTCCCTTATACGTGATGGAACCGCTGTCGGGCTTTAAATGGCCCGTAATCAAATTAAAGGCTGTTGTTTTTCCGGCACCATTGGGTCCAATTAAACCAATAATTTTTGCCGGATACAGCTTTAAATTTAGCTCTTTCGTGGCTTGAATCCCGCCAAAGCTTTTTTTCACATTCTTGCATTCAAGGATTGGTTGATTCATCGTATCACGACACCTTCTTCTGTACTTTCCAGCTTCGTTTGTTCTCCGCTCTCCTTACATTTGCTTTTAACCCCAATAATCCCATTAGGTCGTAGATAGATGAATAATAATACAATGACGACGAACAAGATTTGTTGCAGAGGGCCAATCATGTTTGGTGGAAGAGTCAAAAACCGGAGTAATTCCGGTAAGCCCATAAGAATAAAAGCACCGATAACAGGACCCCACAGTGTGCCGATGCCGCCAATCACAACCATGCAAATGATCGTAATGGTGTTTGACAGTCCAAAACCATCCGGACTTAAGAAGCGGAAATAGTGAGCATACAGACCACCCGCCAAACCTGCTAACGCAGAAGCCATTACAAACACGCTTATCCGAATGAGGAATACATTTTTTCCCAATCCCATCGTAGCTGTCTCGTCTTCGCGGATTCCTCTCAATAATCGTCCAAAAGGGGACTTCGCAATCCAATTGATTAATGCTAGAACAAGAGCTGCTATCCCCCCTGTAAAAACAGCAAACATCCAACTCTCAGTAAATCCCCAACCAAATATCTCAATTTTTTTAATCCCGGTTAAACCTGCCGAACCACCGGTAAATTCGAAGTTTGACAGCATATCAATAAGTACGATCGAGAATCCTAGGCTGGCAATCGCTAAATAATCCCCTGATACGCGTAAAGTGGGTATGGCCAGTAAAAGGGAAAACATCCCGGTAAGGATCATGGACAACAACATCGCAAGTAACACTGGCATTTCCGTGTGGGCAACCAACAAGGCGGAAAAATAAGCTCCCAGGCCGTAAAAGATAGAATGAGCTATTGAAAATAAACCGCCCAATCCTAGCAATAGGTTAAAACTTGAAGCAAGTATGATAAAAATAAAACTAAATATGAAGATTTCCATGATATAGTTCATGTTTTAACCTCCTGTCCTTTGCCCCATAAGTCCTCGTGGACGAAAAATGATGCATAAAAATAAAATTCCGAACACAATGGAATGCTGCCATTGGGAAGAGATCTGCCAAATCCCTATATTTTCAACGATCGCTATGAGGAACCCAGCTATCATGGCACCGGTATAATTGCCGACACCGCCAACCACCGTGGCAACGATTGAGGTCAGTAACACTCCAAATCCCATCGTGGGCTCAATACCGGATTTTTGCCCGACCAAAAATGTTGCAGGTACAGCCATAACCGAGGCAATAATGACTGCTGTGGCGTAGATGCTTTTCGTATTGATCCCGACGGTTTCAGCCATCTCTGGATTCGTTGCCACTGCGTTAAGTGCATGCCCAATTTTCGTCCACCTGATCATAGCAAGGAAAGCCGCGATCAAGATCCCACAAACAATAATGACTCTGAGATCCCAGCTGGTAAGATTGACAAATCCTAAATCATAACGCTCCTCGTCCTCTAAAGAAAAGGTTTGGGTCTGATTACCAAAAAAGATTGAAATCAAATTCTCAAATAAGGTTGTAAGCATAAGGGAAACAATAAAAAATATGAGCACTCCCGACTTTCTTTTCCTTAATGGTTGATAACCAAATCGATCAATCATGAACCCTACAGCGATCATGATCATCAGAGTTAGTGAAAATGAGAGCCAGAGTGGAAGTTGAAGCATATTGTAAAATAAGTAGATCATATAAGCCGATACGCTCATGACACCCGCATGGGCAAAGTGCCATACTTTGCAAACGGATAAAACGACTGCAAACGAGAGGGCCAACAATCCATATAAAAAGCCAGTAACAATTCCATTCGTAATCAATTGTAAGAATAACAAGACGTATCACATCCTTT
Proteins encoded:
- a CDS encoding ATP-binding cassette domain-containing protein, coding for MNQPILECKNVKKSFGGIQATKELNLKLYPAKIIGLIGPNGAGKTTAFNLITGHLKPDSGSITYKGNSITAMAPHRIARMGVRRTWQNLRLFMGMTVEENLLIACQDQPGESLVNTLFLPGLTRIKEAENKEKARKVLQFIELHKKAHVIAADLSYAEQKLLVLGIGLIAESECLLFVFCNSKMQSLAANLCRTLPTSIQKNLGRLHAG
- a CDS encoding branched-chain amino acid ABC transporter permease — its product is MLFLQLITNGIVTGFLYGLLALSFAVVLSVCKVWHFAHAGVMSVSAYMIYLFYNMLQLPLWLSFSLTLMIMIAVGFMIDRFGYQPLRKRKSGVLIFFIVSLMLTTLFENLISIFFGNQTQTFSLEDEERYDLGFVNLTSWDLRVIIVCGILIAAFLAMIRWTKIGHALNAVATNPEMAETVGINTKSIYATAVIIASVMAVPATFLVGQKSGIEPTMGFGVLLTSIVATVVGGVGNYTGAMIAGFLIAIVENIGIWQISSQWQHSIVFGILFLCIIFRPRGLMGQRTGG
- the istB gene encoding IS21-like element helper ATPase IstB — translated: MREELAKVCKTLHLAHVMETYEQVPFEDRESFLLGVLRMEIQRREETKLKRLIKKAAFPQLKTLEDYAFEAVTLPETCTKEGLIDLRFLERKENVLMLGKVGTGKTHLATALGVEACRRGYAVRFFRVPDLVALLQEKHANGALMRFQKELADCELLILDEVGFVPFHQTGAELLFHVISACYERNSVIVTSNLEFGQWNTVFGDTRLTAALVDRLVHHAHILAFTGESYRLRHALSSMKSS
- a CDS encoding branched-chain amino acid ABC transporter permease encodes the protein MNYIMEIFIFSFIFIILASSFNLLLGLGGLFSIAHSIFYGLGAYFSALLVAHTEMPVLLAMLLSMILTGMFSLLLAIPTLRVSGDYLAIASLGFSIVLIDMLSNFEFTGGSAGLTGIKKIEIFGWGFTESWMFAVFTGGIAALVLALINWIAKSPFGRLLRGIREDETATMGLGKNVFLIRISVFVMASALAGLAGGLYAHYFRFLSPDGFGLSNTITIICMVVIGGIGTLWGPVIGAFILMGLPELLRFLTLPPNMIGPLQQILFVVIVLLFIYLRPNGIIGVKSKCKESGEQTKLESTEEGVVIR